Sequence from the Chloroflexota bacterium genome:
TCGGGTCATGAGCGCCCGCATGATCTCGACGAGCCGCTTCTGGCCCCCGCTGAGATTGCCCGCGTAGTCGGATTCCCTGGCCTCCATGCCGAACCGCGCGAGGAGCTCACGGGCCCGCTCGACGAGCTCGCGCTCCACCGCGCCCCAGTACCGCTCGCCGAGGAGCGCGCCCCACAGGCTGTCGCCGCGCTCGTGTCTGGTGGCGGCGAGGAGGTTCTCGAGGACGGTGAGGCGCGGGAACTCGCTCGACAGCTGGAACGTGCGGGTGAGGCCGAGCCGGGCCCGCTCGTGGACCGCGAGGGACGTGACGTCGCGACCGTCGAACGTCACCGTCCCGCCGGTCGGGGCGATCGCGCCGGCGACGATCCCAAGGACGGTCGACTTGCCGGCGCCGTTCGGCCCGATCAGCCCCCGGATGCCGCCCGGGCGCACGTCGAACGAGACGCCGTCGACCGCCTGGAGTCCCCCGTACGAGCGCCGCAGGTCCCGGATCGAGAGGAGCGCGCCAGTGGCCGGTGTCGCACCACCGGCCACCGGCGATGGCGAGAGCGTCATCCGGCGCCTCGCGATGGACGCTCGGTCGATCGGGCGAAGATCCGCCGTCGCTCCGGGACGATGCCCTGCGGCCGGAACCACAGGAAGGCGAGGATGAGCACCGCGATGACGATCCACTGCAGTGCGTCGACGAGGACCGGGTTGCCGATCTGCGGCAGGAACCGGGTCGCCTCGTTGAACGCGACCGGGACGAGGAGCGCCCCGACGGCGGCGCCGAAGTTGTTGCCGCGCCCACCGATGATGACCGCGGCGAAGACGACGAGCGTCTCCGGGTAGAGCCACGCCGACGGCGCCCACAGGCCGATGAACCCGACGAGCATCCCGCCGCTCGCCGCCGCGATGACGCCGCCGACGACGAACATGAGGAGGCGCAGCCGGGCGACGTCCTTGCCGACCGCCGCCGCGGCCGCCTCGTTCTCGCGAACGGACCGCAGGCTCCGTCCGAACGGCGAGTTCACGATCCGCTGGACGAAGAGGAACGTGACGAGGGCCACGACGGCGACGAGGCCGACGTACAGCCACGACTCGAGGAGTGGGTCCACGCCGAGGCCGTCGAGCGGGTTCGGGACGAGGGAGACGCCGGCCGATCCGTTGAAGATCGGGATGGCGTTCGAGACGACGGTCGTCGCCATGATCGACACGACGAGCATGACGACGGCTTCGTAGTCGCTGCGGAGTTTGCGGAGGCTGATGAGGCCGATGATGAGCGCGAGGAGCCCGCCGGCGATCCCGGCGCCGATGACGGTGATCGGGAACGGCAGGCCGAAGCCGAGGATGTACTGCTGGAACCCGCCGTTGGCCGTGTCGGGCGGCAGGGCGAGGACGGCGGCGGTGTAGGCGCCCGCCGCCTGGAAGAGGATGAACGCGACGTTGAGGAGCCCCGTCACCCCGTACTGGAGGTTGAGTGCCCAGCAGGCCATCATGTCCACGCCGGCATAGACGAGCAGCGTCGTGAGGTAGTACGCGACGGCGGTGCTCATCGGTCAGGCGTTCGATCGGACAAGGGAGAGGATGCCCTGTGGCCGGAGCAGCAGGACCACGACGAGGATGAGGAACGCGATGACGTCCTTGTAGCTCGGCGTGATGATCACGGCGCCGATCTCCGTGGCGAGGCCGACGATGAGGGCGCCGATCATCGCCCCGTTCGGCTGGCCGACTCCGCCGAGCACGGCCACGGCGATGACGACGACGAGGAACGTGCTCCCGGTCACCGCCGTGAACGATGCGGTGTTGATGACGAGGACCACGCCCGCGATCCCGCACAGGGCACCCGAGATCGCCCAGACGATGTCCGTCACGCGATCCGTCCGGATGCCGCAGCTCCGGGCGAGGGGAGCATTCGCCGCCGACGCCCGCATCGCCTTCCCGAGACGCGTACGGGTGAGGAGGATCGCCAGGGCGGCCATCGCGAGGACGGCGATGACCATGACGACGACCTGCGAGACGGTAAGGACGATCGAGCCGAGGCGGAGCGTCGGGCCCGGATCCATCTGGTAGCTGAACGCGGTGGGGCCGCCGATCCCGAGGAGCGTGTTCTGGATCGCGAGGCCCACGGCGAGCGACACGATGACCATCCCGAACGGCGACGTCCCGCGGCGAAGGAACGGCGTGTACACGATCCGGTTGAGGGCCACGGAGGCGACTGCTCCGAAGAGGCCGCCGATGAGGATCGCGATCCAGATGCTGACGCCGAAGGAGTTGGCGACGTAGGCGACGAACGCCGAGGCCGTCATGAGATCCCCGTACGCCAGGTTGAGGATGTTCGTGATGCCGAACTGCATCGTGAAGCCGACCGCGGCGATGGCGAGGATGCTCGCGGTGACGAGCCCGAAGCCGAAGGCGGCGGCGTAGAGGTCGAGGGACACGTCGTCTCCGGGTCGCTGTCGGGGAGGCTGACGATCAGGGGGTGGTGGATCGGCGCTCCCGGTCGGGCTGGGACTCGACCGGGAGCGCGAGTCGAAGGAGGATCTGCTGATTGACCTACGGCGCGGCGGCCTGCATGTCGGCAGCGGAGATCGAGCCCGTCGTCGTGATCGAGCCGTCCGTGCCGTACTTCACGACGCTGAAGCCGCCCGGCGAGTTGTGCCACTGGTTGAGCACGGTCTGGTCTCCGGGGCCGACGAAGTCGATCGTCTGGCCCGCCTGGAGGGCCTTCACCCCGTCGGCGAAGCTGTGGACGACCGTCGCGCCCGGCGATGCGGTGCAGACCTTCGCGATGAACGGCTGGTACGTCGCCGGGGACGTGCTGTTGGCCGCCACCATGGCGAGTGCACCGATCGTCACCGAGTCGTAGATGTGCATCGTGTACGGCACGGTGAGGTACTGGGTGATGTTCGACATCTGGGCCGTCGAGGCGTTGATCCCGGCGGCGAACGGGTCGTACGGCGCTCCGCTGAGGATGACCGACGGGTTATCTGCCGAGTAGGCCGCCGCGAGGTCCGCCGCGCCGACCGGGCCGGACGCCGCCTTCCACCACAGGGGATCCACGGTGGCGTCCGTCCCGACGATCGGAAGGAGCTTGCCGTTGTTGAGCTGCTTGAGCTCGGAGAGGTAGGTCCCGGCCGTCTGGCCGTCAGTCTCGGTGATGATCGCGTCCGGATGGGTGGCGAGGAGCTGGGTGATCTCGGTCCGGTAGGAGCTCTGGTCGAGGGCGATGGCCTGGTTGATGGCGATCGTGCCGCCGAGCTTCTGGAATGCCTTGGTGACCGTCGGCACCGTCCCCTGGGAACCGATGTCGTTGCCGAACACGAGGGCGACGTTCTTGTAGCCGAGGTTGTGGGCGATGATCGCGACAGCGACGCCGGTGAGGTTGTCGGCCGCGATGAGCCGGTAGTAGTACTGGAACGTCGACTTGTCGAACTCGGCCTGGCCACTCACGGAGAACATGACCATCGGGGCCCGGTTGAGGATCGGGACGACGGACGATGCCTCATCCGAGGTGACGCCGAAGACGAGCGCGAGGTTCGGGTTCGTGGCGAGCATCTGCTGCGCCGCGGGGACGGCATCGGCCGGATCGCCACGGGTGTCGAAGCTCTGGCAGTTGACGGGATGACCGAGGACGCCGCCGGCCGAGTTGATGTTGCTCGCCCCGGCGTAGCAGCCGGCCAGATAGCGCGGTCCGAGGAACGCGTCCGGCCCGGTGAACGGCGCCAGGTCGCCGAAGACGAGCGGCGCGCCGGGGGTGGCGCTCGCCGCAGCGACACTCGCGGGCGCCGACGGCGCACCGCTCGCCGCGGCCGGGGATGCGGTGGGTGCAGGAGTGGCGCTGCTGCCCGAGCACGCGCCGACCAGTGCTCCGACGATCGCCAGGGCGACCATCCGGCTGCCGATCCTGCCGAAGACGCCGGTGATCATGTGCACGCCTCCTCCGAGTGATGCGACCTCCGTCGCTGCGGGCGCACTGTAGGACGCCGATAGTCGACTGTCAACTCCAGAAACGATTACCAAGGGCTTGATAGAATCCACCGATGGCTCGCCGCGGACCCGCCAAGACCCTCACGGAGGGCGTGTACCTCCAGCTGCGTGCGGACGTGCTCGCCGGCCGGTTGTCGCCCGGCGAGCCGCTCAAGGCCGCCGAGATCAGCACCCGGTTCGCGGTCAGCGTCGCGGTGGTCCGCGAGGCACTCACCCGTCTCACCGAACAGGGGCTCGCACAGTCGGAGCCGAATCGCGGGTTCGTCGTCACCCCGCTCTCCCACGACGTGCTGCAGGCGCTCGTGGGGGCTCGTGCCATCAACGACGGGGCGGCCCTCCGCAGTTCGATGGAACGAGGCGATCTCGATTGGGAGGCAAACGTCCTCGCCGCCCATCACCGCCTCGCTGGGACACCAGAGTACGAGACCGATGATCCGGCCCGCATCACGGAAGACTGGGCCGCCGCCCACACCATGTTCCACGCCAGCCTCCTTCAGGCATGCGGGAACGCGACGCTCCTCGATATCTGCGCCCGGCTGTGGAGCGCGACGGAGCTGTACCGACGGTGGTCGCTGCCGCAGGACGCCCGCCGCGACGTGCGGGCCGAGCACGCTGCCCTCATGACGGCCGCGCTCGACCGCGATGTCCCGCGAGCCGTGGAGCGCCTGCTCGCCCACATGTACCGCACGACGGACGCCCTCCGCGAGATCACGGCCCGCACAGATTGACCGGCCCGCGCCTCGAAGCGGATCCCGCCGGGCCGTCTTCCGCGCCGCTGCGGCCGCCGCCGGATCAGGCGGCGGCGCGCGCCTGGGCCATGATCGCCTTCGCCGCGTCGATCGGGATCGCGAAGCCGAGGCCCGCGGCATTGCCGGCCGTCGCGGTGTCGATGCCGATCACTGCTCCGTTCGCGTCGACGAGCGGGCCGCCGCTGTTGCCGGGGTTGATCGCGGCGTCCGTCTGGAGAAGGTTCGTCAGCGTCCGCGGTTGCCCGGTCTGATCGTCGGCGACGGTGATCGATCGGCCCTCGGCCGAGAGGATCCCGCTCGTCACGGTGTCCGTGTACGTGCCGAGTGGGCTGCCGATGGCGACCACGAGCTGGCCGACCCTGAGCGCGTCGGATCGCCCGATGGCCGCGGTCGGAAGCCCGGTGGCACCGACCTTGACGACCGCGAGGTCCGCCGCGGGGTCGGCGACGACGACCGTCGCCGGGAGGACCCGGCCGTCGCTCAGGGTGACCGTGAGCGACCTCGCGCCTTCGACGACGTGTGCGTTCGTGAGGATGTAGCCGTCCGCGGCGTAGATGACACCGGAGCCCACCCCCACTCCCGTGCCACCGAAGCGGCCGCCCACGGCGATATCGGTGGTGATCGTCACGACGGCGGGCGTCACCGCGGCGGCGACGCTCACCACAGGATCGAGCGCGCGCGTCGCGGCGGACGAGCCGGTCGTGGCGGTCACGGCGGCTGCCTGCGCTGTGGTCACCGAGGTGCTCGACCCGATCGGTGTCGTCGTGGCGGGCGCCGCCTGAGACAGGACGACGATCGCCGTCGCGGTGGAGGCGACACTGGCGGACAGGAGCGCCGCGACGAGGACGAGGACGAGCTCGCCGCGGCGCCGCGGCGAGTGCGAAGAGTGGCCGACGTGCCCGATCGCCTCGTCTCGAGGGTCGGGCGGGGCGGGTGCGGTGAGGGGGGCGGGTGGGCCGAAGGGATCGATCGGATCGAACGGGTCCATGGCGGATGCCTCGATGCAGGTGGCCGTCGGCGGCCTGGTCCAGTGGTGGGGAGGATGAAACCGCGGACCTGTCGAACCGGTTACGGTGCGCCCCGTCGCGGGCGGTCGCGACCGACCGGCACATCCGCTACGCTCAGGACCCCGATCAGCCAGCCCGTCCGACAGGAGTCTCCGTGACGAATGTGCCCGCCGGGGTTCCGTACTGGATGACGATCGGCGACTCGCCCGAGGAGCCGCCGCTCACGGGCCGGACGGACGCCGACGTGGTCATCATCGGCGGCGGGTTCACGGGCCTGTGGACGGCGATCCACCTCACCGATACGCGGCCGGACATCCGCATCGAACTGCTCGAGCAGGAGGTGGTGGGTTTCGGGGCGAGCGGCCGGAATGGTGGCTTCTGCGAGGCGAGCCTCACCCACGGTCTCGCCAACGGCCTGCGCCACTTTCCGGATGAGATCGCGATCCTCGAACGAGAGGGAGCGGCGAATCTCCGGGCGATCGTCGCCTTCACCCGCGACCACTGGATCGACTGCGACCTCGAGGAGACCGGCACGCTCCGGGTGGCCGACCACCCGTGGCAGGTCCCGCAGTTCGAGGCCTGGGTGGGAACCGCGCGGAGTCACGGTCTCGACCTGCGCTTCCTCGATCGCGACGCGATCCAGGCGGAGGTCCACTCCCCGCGCTGGCTCGCCGGGATCGCCGCCCCGCCTACCGACAACGTCATGATCGACCCGGCAAAGCTCTGCCGGGGCCTCAAGCGCGTCGCACTCGAGCGCGGGGTGCGGATTCGCGAACGGACGCCGGCGATGTCCATCGAGGCCGCCCGCGGCGGCGTGGCGGTCGCGACGAGCCGCGGGCTCGTGCGGGCCGGTCACGCGGTCGTCGCGACCTCCGCGTACTCGGGCTGGCGTCGCGACCTCCGCTCGCGCTTCATCCCCGTCTACGACTACACCCTCGTCTCGGAGCCGCTGACGCCCGAGCAGCGGACGGCGATCGGGTGGCGAGGGCGCCAGGGGATGTCCGACGCGAACAACCGGTTCCACTACTTCCGGCTCACCGCCGACGACCGCATCCTGTGGGGCGGCTACGACGCGATCTACCACCCCGGAAGCCGGGTCGGGCCGGCGTACGACACCCGGGCGGCGACGTTCGCCCTCCTCGAGCGGCAGTTCCACGAGACATTCCCCCAGCTCTCGACCCTCCCCTTCCCGTACCGCTGGGGCGGCGCGATCGATACGACGACGCGCTTCACGGTGAGCGTCGGCACGAGCATGGGCGGTCGGGTCGTCCACGCCCTCGGCTACACAGGCCTCGGCGTCGGAGCGAGCCGCTGGGCGGCCGGCCTCGTCCGCGATCACATCCTCCGCCCGGATTCGGACCTGCTCAGGCTCCGCTTCGCCCGGTCCCGCCCGTTGCCGTTCCCGCCGGAGCCGCTCCGGACGCTCGCCGTCGCGGTCATGCAGCGTGAGCTGGCCCGCGCGGACCGCGACGACGGGCGTCGCGGTCTCGTCCTTCGGACGCTCGACCGGATCGGGATCGGCTTCGACAGCTGACCGGTCCGCGGACCGGCGCTCCCCTACCGGATCGCGGCCCGCCCGCGACGGGCGACCGCGTCGATCGTCACCGCGGCGAGGAGGACGATCCCGGTGATCATCGACTTCACGGCCGGGTCGAACGAGAGGAGGTCCATCCCGTTCGAGATCGACTGGATGACGAGGATCCCGAGCAGCGCCGCCCAGACCGTGCCCCGACCGCCGAACAGGCTCGTCCCGCCGATGACCGCCGACGCGATGGCGTTGAGGAGGACGGGGCCGCTCCCCGTGGATTGGGCGACGCCGAGGAGCCGCGAGGCGGCGAGCACACCACCCCACGCGGACATCGTCGAGGCGATGACGAAGACGGTCACCCGGACCCGGTCGACCGGGATGCCGGCCCGCCGGGCGGCCTCGGCGTTCCCGCCCACGGCGAAGACCATCCGCCCGAAGCGCGTCCGCTTGACGATGTAATCCATGGCGACGATGACGCCGACGAACAGGACGAGCGAGAGCGGCAGGCCCCGATCCTGCTGCAGGACGAAGAGGGCGACGAAGACGAAGATCGCCACCACTGTGATCCGGATGACGAGGGCCGGGGCACCCTCCGCGCCGAGCCCGGCGGCGAGACGGCTGCGGCGGGTGAGGAGCCACGAACCGGCAAGGTAGAGAACGAAGAGGACGCCGAGGCCCCAGGCGGCGATGCCGTTGAAGAACGTGCCGGCGAATCCGACGAGGAACGGGTCGCGGATGTTGATCGTCCCGGTGTCGCCGAGGATGAAGAGGAGGGCACCCTCCCAGCCGATGAGACCGGCCAGGGTAACGACGAACGACGGGATCCGGAACCGCGTGATCCAGAGGCCCTGGAGGAGGCCGATCGCGACGCCCGAGCCGAGCCCGGCGAGGACGGCGACGGGGCCCGGGAGCCCCATCTTCACGTTGACGACGGCCATGATCGCCGAGGTGACGCCGCTGACGATGCCGATCGTCAGGTCGATCTCGCCGAGCAGGAGGACGAAGACGACGCCGATCGCCATCGTCCCCACCGGCGCCATCTGGAGGGCGAGGTTCACGAGGTTCTCGGGCTTGAGGAAGATCCCGTTCGAAGCCCAGAAGAAGATGCCCCAGATGAGGATGAGCCCGATGACGACCGGCAACTGGCCGATGTCGCCCTGCCGGACGCGCCGCCGGTAGCCGGCGATGGCGCCGCCGAGACCGGGCTGCTCGCCGATGAGTCGCGGATCGGTGGGGAGCGTGCTGGCTGACATCAGTCGACTCCCTGGCCCGCGGCCGAGCTCGTGGCGCCATCCCCGTTCGACACCGCGCGGGCAGCGACGCTCTCGCCCGGGACGGCACCGGTCATGAGGCCGACGAGCTGCTCGCGGCCGACCGTCTTCGCGTCGTAGGTGCCGACGAAGCGGCCGAGCCGGAGAACGGTCACCCGATCCGCCACCTCGAACACGTCGGCGAGGTTGTGGCTGATGAGGACGACGGCATGGCCCTCCTCGCGGAGCCGCTTGACAAGGTCCAGCACCTCCTTGGTCTGTGCCACGCCAAGAGCCGCGGTGGGCTCGTCGAGGACGACGACCCGGTTCTCCCAGAGCACGCTCCGGGCGACGGCGACGGACTGGCGCTGGCCGCCGGAGAGCGACGCGATCGGCGTCCGGACGCTCGGGATCTTCACGGACAGGCGGCGGAGGACTTCGATGGATCGACGCTCCATCCCGACCTCGTCGAGAAGCCCGGCGGGACCGGCCGGGCGGCCGGCCTCCCGGCCGAGGAAGAGGTTCGCGACGACATCGAGGTTGTCGCACAGGGCGAGGTCCTGGTAGACGGTCGCGATCCCGAGGGCGGTCGCGTCCTTCGGGCTGTGGATCGCGACCTCGCGGCCGTCGAACCGGATCGTTCCGGCGTCGGCCGGGAAGATCCCGGAGATCACCTTGATGAGGGTCGACTTACCGGCCCCATTGTCCCCGACCAGCGCGACCACCTCGCCCTGGAAGACGTCGAAGCGGACGTCCATCAGGGCCTGGACGGCCCCGAAGGTCTTGCTGATCCCCGACAACTCCAGGAGCGGCGTGCCCGAGACTCCGACCATCGTCTCCTCCGCGGAATCGAAGCGGCGAGGAGCTGGTCGCTCCCCGCCGCGTATCTTGCGCTCGAACGGCGGCGGCCGCCCGACCCTGCGGTCAGGCGGCCGTCGGGTCGAGGCGCGCTACTTGACGCCGGCCGCCGTGCAGGCGGCCTGGAACGCGCTCGTGCAGATCTGCGAAACGGTGTTCGCTCCGTAGAACTGGTCCTTGACGACCGAGTTCTCGACGGAGGTGGTGCCGTTGCTCCCGTCCACGGTCACGGCGATCGGGGTGAGCAGGATCGATGGGACGTCGATCGTACCGTTGTTCACGGTCGAGGTCGACGTCGGGACGGTCCCGCCGAGGAGCTGGCAGGCGAGGTCGGCGGCCTGGGCGGCCTCCGGCTGGATCGCCTTGTAGACGGTCATGTACTGCTGGCCGGCGACGATCCGCTGGATCGCGTCGAGCTGGGCGTCCTGGCCCGTCATCGGCTTGGTCTTGGGATCGATGCCTGCAGCCTGCTCGGCCGCGTAGACGCCGCCCGCGCCGCCGTCGTTGGCGACGTAGACGCCGTCGTAGCCGGCAGCGCCGAACTGGGTGATGGCCGCTTCCATGATGGCCTGGGCCTCTTCAGGCTTCCAGTTCGCCATGGCGTCTTCCTTGACGATCGTCACCTTGCCGTCGAGGACCTTGTGGGCGCCCTGCTTGAAGAGCGTCGCATTGTTGTCCTGCGGCGAGCCGTTGATCCAGACGAGCTTGGGGTTCGTCTTGCCGTCGGCGGTGAGCTTGGCGAGGAGGGCCGTTCCCTGGAGTTCGCCAACCTTCTCGTTGTCGAAGGAGATGTAGTAGTCGGGCTTCGAGTTGGCCGCGGTGATGAGCCGGTCGTAGCTGATGACCTTGATGCCCTTGGCCGCCGCGTCGGTCATGACCTGACCGAGCGACTTGCCGTCCTGCGCGTCGAGCACGAGGACCTTGGCGCCCTTGGCGATCTCGGCCTCTGCCTGCTGCTGCTGCGTCGGCGCGTCGCCGCCGGCGTTCTGGTAGTCGAGCGTCGCGTTCGGGCAGACCTTCGCGAACTCGGCCGCGAAGAAGGGCTTGTCCGCCGCTTCGTAGCGAGCGGTCTGCTTCTCCGGGAGCAGCAGGGCGACGATGCCCGTCGCGCTGCTGCCGCCCGCGGCGCTCGACGCGCTCGGGCTGGGGGTCGCCGCGCTGCTGCATGCCGCCGCCACGACGGCTGTGACCGCGATCACCGCGGCCACGCGCTTGAGACTGGATACCATGCTCGGGGTCCTCCTCCAACACGTCGGGATCGCTGATGCGAGTCCCGTCCGTCCGGTCGTCGACCTCGACGACCGTGCCTGTGATCTCCTGGTATCGTGCCACCGATCGCGATCCGGTACCGCCGGCTCACGCCGGCACGCCGGCCTTCACCTCCTTTCCGACGAGGCGGCCGAGGGTGCCGGCCGGTCCGCTCGGCAGACCGGCGTCGGTGAGCGACGTCGGGTCGTCGAGGATCTGTTCGAAGGCGAGCTCGGCGGCGCCGTGGAGCGGGGCATCGAGCCCGAGCGCCGTCGGGACGATCTCGACCATCGAGCGAGGGGCCGCCATGGCGAGCTCGTCGAGGATCGCCTCGATCTGCGCGTCGACGAACGGGTGGATCGCTGCGAACCGCCCGCCGAGAGCGATCCGGCGAGGATTGAAGATATTGACGATGCCGGCCAGGCCGACGCCGAGCCACCGACCGACGGCTTCGAGAGCGGCGAGCGCTCGGGGGTCGCCACGCCCGGCCGCATCGAGGACGGCATCGAAGCCGGGCCTGCCACCGGCCGCGCCGAGCGATCCCGCATGGCCGAGGAGGGCGTCCTCGCCGATCTCCGTCTCCCAGCAGCCGCGGGCCCCGCAGTGGCAGGTCCGTCCGTCTGGACGGACCGAGAGGTGGCCGATCTCACCGGCGAAACCGGAGACGCCGGTGAGCGGCCGACCGTCGGCGATGATCCCGGCGCCCACGCCTACCTCACCCCACAGACAGATGAAGTGATCGCAGCCGGCACCGGCGCCTCGCACGTGCTCGGCGAGGGCCGCGAGATCGCCGTCGTTCGCGACGTGGACCGGGACCGCAAGCGGCAACGCCGTCCGGAGGAGGCGAGCGAAAGGTGCCTCCCGCCAGCCGAGGTTCGGGCCCACCATGACGACCCCGTCGCGTCTCCGGACGACGCCGGCGACGGCCACCCCCACGGCGACGATGCGTGGCGGCCGGACGGCCCCGGTGGGGTGAGCGTCGTCCGTGGGAGTCCGTGTGAGGCCTCCGAGCAGCGGCGACGAGAGCGCAACGAGCGCCTCAACGGTCGCCTCCGGCGAGAGCGGCGTCCGCGAGCGGTCCGTCCGCGTCGTCGCCCGCACGAGT
This genomic interval carries:
- a CDS encoding ABC transporter substrate-binding protein, coding for MITGVFGRIGSRMVALAIVGALVGACSGSSATPAPTASPAAASGAPSAPASVAAASATPGAPLVFGDLAPFTGPDAFLGPRYLAGCYAGASNINSAGGVLGHPVNCQSFDTRGDPADAVPAAQQMLATNPNLALVFGVTSDEASSVVPILNRAPMVMFSVSGQAEFDKSTFQYYYRLIAADNLTGVAVAIIAHNLGYKNVALVFGNDIGSQGTVPTVTKAFQKLGGTIAINQAIALDQSSYRTEITQLLATHPDAIITETDGQTAGTYLSELKQLNNGKLLPIVGTDATVDPLWWKAASGPVGAADLAAAYSADNPSVILSGAPYDPFAAGINASTAQMSNITQYLTVPYTMHIYDSVTIGALAMVAANSTSPATYQPFIAKVCTASPGATVVHSFADGVKALQAGQTIDFVGPGDQTVLNQWHNSPGGFSVVKYGTDGSITTTGSISAADMQAAAP
- a CDS encoding sugar ABC transporter permease, with amino-acid sequence MSASTLPTDPRLIGEQPGLGGAIAGYRRRVRQGDIGQLPVVIGLILIWGIFFWASNGIFLKPENLVNLALQMAPVGTMAIGVVFVLLLGEIDLTIGIVSGVTSAIMAVVNVKMGLPGPVAVLAGLGSGVAIGLLQGLWITRFRIPSFVVTLAGLIGWEGALLFILGDTGTINIRDPFLVGFAGTFFNGIAAWGLGVLFVLYLAGSWLLTRRSRLAAGLGAEGAPALVIRITVVAIFVFVALFVLQQDRGLPLSLVLFVGVIVAMDYIVKRTRFGRMVFAVGGNAEAARRAGIPVDRVRVTVFVIASTMSAWGGVLAASRLLGVAQSTGSGPVLLNAIASAVIGGTSLFGGRGTVWAALLGILVIQSISNGMDLLSFDPAVKSMITGIVLLAAVTIDAVARRGRAAIR
- a CDS encoding trypsin-like peptidase domain-containing protein — its product is MDPFDPIDPFGPPAPLTAPAPPDPRDEAIGHVGHSSHSPRRRGELVLVLVAALLSASVASTATAIVVLSQAAPATTTPIGSSTSVTTAQAAAVTATTGSSAATRALDPVVSVAAAVTPAVVTITTDIAVGGRFGGTGVGVGSGVIYAADGYILTNAHVVEGARSLTVTLSDGRVLPATVVVADPAADLAVVKVGATGLPTAAIGRSDALRVGQLVVAIGSPLGTYTDTVTSGILSAEGRSITVADDQTGQPRTLTNLLQTDAAINPGNSGGPLVDANGAVIGIDTATAGNAAGLGFAIPIDAAKAIMAQARAAA
- a CDS encoding branched-chain amino acid ABC transporter permease, whose translation is MSTAVAYYLTTLLVYAGVDMMACWALNLQYGVTGLLNVAFILFQAAGAYTAAVLALPPDTANGGFQQYILGFGLPFPITVIGAGIAGGLLALIIGLISLRKLRSDYEAVVMLVVSIMATTVVSNAIPIFNGSAGVSLVPNPLDGLGVDPLLESWLYVGLVAVVALVTFLFVQRIVNSPFGRSLRSVRENEAAAAAVGKDVARLRLLMFVVGGVIAAASGGMLVGFIGLWAPSAWLYPETLVVFAAVIIGGRGNNFGAAVGALLVPVAFNEATRFLPQIGNPVLVDALQWIVIAVLILAFLWFRPQGIVPERRRIFARSTERPSRGAG
- a CDS encoding branched-chain amino acid ABC transporter permease, whose amino-acid sequence is MSLDLYAAAFGFGLVTASILAIAAVGFTMQFGITNILNLAYGDLMTASAFVAYVANSFGVSIWIAILIGGLFGAVASVALNRIVYTPFLRRGTSPFGMVIVSLAVGLAIQNTLLGIGGPTAFSYQMDPGPTLRLGSIVLTVSQVVVMVIAVLAMAALAILLTRTRLGKAMRASAANAPLARSCGIRTDRVTDIVWAISGALCGIAGVVLVINTASFTAVTGSTFLVVVIAVAVLGGVGQPNGAMIGALIVGLATEIGAVIITPSYKDVIAFLILVVVLLLRPQGILSLVRSNA
- a CDS encoding FAD-dependent oxidoreductase, coding for MTIGDSPEEPPLTGRTDADVVIIGGGFTGLWTAIHLTDTRPDIRIELLEQEVVGFGASGRNGGFCEASLTHGLANGLRHFPDEIAILEREGAANLRAIVAFTRDHWIDCDLEETGTLRVADHPWQVPQFEAWVGTARSHGLDLRFLDRDAIQAEVHSPRWLAGIAAPPTDNVMIDPAKLCRGLKRVALERGVRIRERTPAMSIEAARGGVAVATSRGLVRAGHAVVATSAYSGWRRDLRSRFIPVYDYTLVSEPLTPEQRTAIGWRGRQGMSDANNRFHYFRLTADDRILWGGYDAIYHPGSRVGPAYDTRAATFALLERQFHETFPQLSTLPFPYRWGGAIDTTTRFTVSVGTSMGGRVVHALGYTGLGVGASRWAAGLVRDHILRPDSDLLRLRFARSRPLPFPPEPLRTLAVAVMQRELARADRDDGRRGLVLRTLDRIGIGFDS
- a CDS encoding GntR family transcriptional regulator, with the protein product MARRGPAKTLTEGVYLQLRADVLAGRLSPGEPLKAAEISTRFAVSVAVVREALTRLTEQGLAQSEPNRGFVVTPLSHDVLQALVGARAINDGAALRSSMERGDLDWEANVLAAHHRLAGTPEYETDDPARITEDWAAAHTMFHASLLQACGNATLLDICARLWSATELYRRWSLPQDARRDVRAEHAALMTAALDRDVPRAVERLLAHMYRTTDALREITARTD
- a CDS encoding sugar ABC transporter ATP-binding protein is translated as MVGVSGTPLLELSGISKTFGAVQALMDVRFDVFQGEVVALVGDNGAGKSTLIKVISGIFPADAGTIRFDGREVAIHSPKDATALGIATVYQDLALCDNLDVVANLFLGREAGRPAGPAGLLDEVGMERRSIEVLRRLSVKIPSVRTPIASLSGGQRQSVAVARSVLWENRVVVLDEPTAALGVAQTKEVLDLVKRLREEGHAVVLISHNLADVFEVADRVTVLRLGRFVGTYDAKTVGREQLVGLMTGAVPGESVAARAVSNGDGATSSAAGQGVD
- a CDS encoding substrate-binding domain-containing protein; its protein translation is MVSSLKRVAAVIAVTAVVAAACSSAATPSPSASSAAGGSSATGIVALLLPEKQTARYEAADKPFFAAEFAKVCPNATLDYQNAGGDAPTQQQQAEAEIAKGAKVLVLDAQDGKSLGQVMTDAAAKGIKVISYDRLITAANSKPDYYISFDNEKVGELQGTALLAKLTADGKTNPKLVWINGSPQDNNATLFKQGAHKVLDGKVTIVKEDAMANWKPEEAQAIMEAAITQFGAAGYDGVYVANDGGAGGVYAAEQAAGIDPKTKPMTGQDAQLDAIQRIVAGQQYMTVYKAIQPEAAQAADLACQLLGGTVPTSTSTVNNGTIDVPSILLTPIAVTVDGSNGTTSVENSVVKDQFYGANTVSQICTSAFQAACTAAGVK
- a CDS encoding ABC transporter ATP-binding protein; the protein is MTLSPSPVAGGATPATGALLSIRDLRRSYGGLQAVDGVSFDVRPGGIRGLIGPNGAGKSTVLGIVAGAIAPTGGTVTFDGRDVTSLAVHERARLGLTRTFQLSSEFPRLTVLENLLAATRHERGDSLWGALLGERYWGAVERELVERARELLARFGMEARESDYAGNLSGGQKRLVEIMRALMTRPRLLLLDEPMAGVHPNLAQSIATYLERLRDEGLTMLMVEHELSIVDRLCDPVVVMAQGRIIAEGTMAEVRRNEQVLEAYLVG